From Synechococcales cyanobacterium T60_A2020_003, one genomic window encodes:
- a CDS encoding AI-2E family transporter: protein MIALLTLGWVKALILAIGYTLINNFFDIAIAPHYLGKGLDLSVIVTFLAVILWTWIFGPIGAFMALPLTVMVKKPILESFSDTELLGVLIRSGSESDNSPE, encoded by the coding sequence ATGATTGCGCTTCTTACCCTTGGCTGGGTTAAAGCTCTGATACTGGCGATTGGTTACACCTTGATCAACAATTTCTTTGACATTGCGATCGCCCCTCACTATTTGGGCAAAGGTTTAGATCTATCTGTGATCGTGACCTTCCTTGCGGTCATTCTCTGGACTTGGATCTTTGGCCCAATAGGGGCATTTATGGCGTTGCCTCTCACCGTGATGGTGAAGAAACCCATTCTAGAGAGTTTCTCTGATACAGAACTCTTAGGGGTTCTGATTCGTTCGGGGTCGGAAAGTGATAATTCTCCTGAGTAA